TCGTTCGATATCCAACTCCAACCTATTAGAAACCCACAAGAGACTCAAAAAATTGCCCGGCGAAGGGATTGAAGATATCACGTCCATCTCTGAGGTGGACACGTCATTCAATGAAACTGAAAAGCAACTAATATCAATCTTGACTAGTAAGTTATCTGATAGCCCTAATCATGATTCTGACTGGGAAAAGATCCTAGAAGTTGACCTATCCCAGAGCGACCTGAAAAATACCTCAGGCTTGCAAAGATTACTGCCAAATCTATTGGTGTTAAACCTCAATCACAACGAACTGGACACTCTGGAGGGGATTTCATCGAATGTCGTGCAACTGTTTTGTTCAAATAACAAGATAACAAGTGCACACTGTTCATTAGTGGGATTCATGGATCTGGAATGTCTGGATGTATCGTACAACTACTTGAACACAAGCCTGAAGTTTTTGTCACTCTGTCATCACTTACAAGAGGTAAACCTTTCCTGCAACTCCATCCAGTCCTTAGAGGGAATAGGTTCGTCCAGGATCAAGAAACTAAACCTTGCTAATAACGAAATTCACGGGATCATCGATTTTGAGCGATTGGTTCAAACAAACAACTCCATCGTGGGCGGTTGGTTGACCGTGGAAGTCCTGGACCTGAGcaacaataatatcatGGGAGTCAGAAACATCAATTGTCTGCCCCatttgaaagttttgaaCCTGAACGGTAACCCGTTGGTTTCCATTGTAGAATCCGCAAAAGCTAGGAACGCATCGTTACGAGTGCTTTCAATTAAAAACACTGGAGGCGCGTTGTCTAAGTTACAAAACTACAAGTTGAACGATCAGTTTGTCTTCCCCTACCAAAATCTGAAGATTTTAAAAGTGGAGGGTTTCGCTCAACTAAGCAAGTGGCAGAAATGGCCCTCCTCTCTTCAAATCCTGGAAATAAACGGCGGATACGCCTCTTCTTTGCCCCGTTTCCCTTCTTTAAAATCCACTAATCTATACTCCCTAACAATAGCCAACGTCAGAGATTTCACGCACTTGCCAGTGGATCTCTCAGGTGAGTTACCCTTTCTGCAAGAATTGCGTTTGCCGGGCAACAACCTGCAAAACGCTCACAAGTTAACAAAAACCCTCCCACGCCGGTCAGTAAAATTCCTCGACCTACGAAATAACCCAATCACGGCGCCACGCGACGACGGCAACACTACAATCCCGTTCCATCGCCAGCTTCTCCAGATTGCCGGCCTCTGCCAGCAGCAATGTCCCGTGCTGGCGACTCTCTGGTTGGATGACACTCCTGCCCCAACCGCCATGAACCCGTAACTCTGTAGTATACCAGTACCCTACTACAAAGTGTGTATGTAACTAGTAAATGTATTCAATAATTTCTCTGTCTTTGTGTAACATTTCCTTCCTTCATTCATCTATTCCTTCAATACCGGCCGTGAATGATGTCATTTCCCCCTCATTTCTGTTCTTCTACAATTCCCCACCCGGGCGATGGCACGGCTGTCCTCCGGCAATGCGGAGCTTCCGTCTTGGGCgatcttcttctccaaCAGAGGAGGAAAATGAGGGGCGGTTGTAGGTAAGCAAATGAGGAGAAAttggtaatgaaaaaaaatggcagtTGGGCGGTTATATAAATGGGGGGTTAGTCGGTGTCAATTGgcctttctttccttccCCCTTTATTCCTACTCGTTAAAGGTTGGAACATCTGAGAAAGACCAGCCAATAAAACcacaaaataataaagaaaataatcatGTTCAGTAGATCTACGCTCTGCTTAAAGACGTCCGCATCCTCCATCGGGAGAATGCAATTGAGATATTTCTCGCACCTCCCCATGACAGTGCCTATCAAGCTGCCCAATGGGTTGGAATATGAGCAGCCAACGGGGTTgttcatcaacaacaagTTCGTTCCTTCCAAGCAGCACAAGACCTTCGAGGTCATCAACCCTTCCACGGAGGAAGAAATATGTCACATCTACGAAGGTAGGGAGGACGATGTGGAAGAGGCCGTGCAGGCCGCCGACCGTGCTTTTTCCAACGGGTCCTGGTCCGGTATCGACCCCATTAACAGGGGTAAAGCTCTGTACAGGTTGGCCGAACTAATTGAGCAGGACAAGGA
The DNA window shown above is from Saccharomyces kudriavzevii IFO 1802 strain IFO1802 genome assembly, chromosome: 15 and carries:
- the NUD1 gene encoding Nud1p (similar to Saccharomyces cerevisiae NUD1 (YOR373W); ancestral locus Anc_7.7) translates to MDMNEQEAELSCQLENLTINSPAKLHSCSNTQSNNGKVFKEYESNRDFHDSNFTSQVVEPTISESVKKPPTMTVLNNFSTVHQKVPSGFSGTTATSHQEAQWKQYFPGIGSGGTTNVGDGAGAANKVPESDLIVSDLVKDLSGVLETNTFKRHLDMKNKTITTQAHENQDTIDISHSKDFFNGEKLSSFSDDSDSGPAAEAHDVFDGILKKQKSNYFVGSYPNNNNNNNGDSNNAKTKEAEMETSNSFDFSSSSSMSSSQTQSGRRSKVPKKPPLNTISPGQLGYQFNHTHGAWDPPLNQGLDVSSSHSLDNTSSNQSQLTTVVPSGDSNTRGKAPSILNKKAYEFVNGKSVDVRYHQEQMQGEDEEKELESNDDTPLDTPKFNALFTKNGTGAKNKIQMRTARSISNSNLLETHKRLKKLPGEGIEDITSISEVDTSFNETEKQLISILTSKLSDSPNHDSDWEKILEVDLSQSDLKNTSGLQRLLPNLLVLNLNHNELDTLEGISSNVVQLFCSNNKITSAHCSLVGFMDLECLDVSYNYLNTSLKFLSLCHHLQEVNLSCNSIQSLEGIGSSRIKKLNLANNEIHGIIDFERLVQTNNSIVGGWLTVEVLDLSNNNIMGVRNINCLPHLKVLNLNGNPLVSIVESAKARNASLRVLSIKNTGGALSKLQNYKLNDQFVFPYQNLKILKVEGFAQLSKWQKWPSSLQILEINGGYASSLPRFPSLKSTNLYSLTIANVRDFTHLPVDLSGELPFLQELRLPGNNLQNAHKLTKTLPRRSVKFLDLRNNPITAPRDDGNTTIPFHRQLLQIAGLCQQQCPVLATLWLDDTPAPTAMNP